ATACCAGGCGCATCATCGTGAATCTTGTACTCTGCAAGTTTGATTGGTGACGGCATAACAATCGGATTTGTGATAATGAAGTTTACTTTTTCCGGGAAGTAAGACTTCGGAGCTTTTACGAAGTAAACGCCATCAACTTCACCAACAAGACCGTTAATAGCAATCTGTGTAGCCATATCGCCTTTTTTGGTGAATGCTTCATCCAGTTTCAGCATATTGTAGTAGCCTGGTGTGCAAATGCAGATTCTTCCACCAGTCGGAACTTTCTTGTTGTCAAGAATTTCCTGAACTGCAAGGAATTTTTCATATGCATTGGCTTTTGTTACTGCTGTATCTTTTACGATGTTTCCAGCATCAGCACCGGCAACAAGCTTAGCAATACGGTATGTATCAATTTCCGGGATAACAACTTCATCAATCTGTCTACGGAGTGCTGCACCAGCTTCCATTGTTCCCATTGTGTCATCTTCACTCTTCTTATCAATTGTGAATGTGAACGCACGGTCTTTTGCAAGTGTCATTTCCTGCACTTCATTTCCAAGTTCTTCTGGTGTTCCATATCTGCTTGCGCCCTCTGTAGTGTAATCGCCCATTGCTGCTGTTGGCATAGAGTATACTTTTACAGTAGAGACTCCAAGCCATTCAAATGCGTAGTTTACCAGTGAAGAGGTAAGCGCACCGAGTTTAAATCTTTCATCCACCTGCTGTGAATATTTAGCTGCGTAATTTACTGCCATCTTAAATTCTCCTTTACTAACTTTTGGTAATCAGCGAACACTTCTTTACGTGTCCGGTATCTTTAAGGAAGATTAACCATTAAATCCTTTCAGGAATGGATCTTCTTTTCCATCTTCTCCCTGTCCGGCATTAACCGGCGGTCTGCTTTTCTGCCATTCTGCCTGTGCAGCCTTAATGGATGCATTATTGAATTTCTTATAAAGCTCTGTCACTTTATCACTTTCTCCGGCAAGTTCAGCTGTAGCGGCTTCTTCTGCCATTTCCTCGGACATTCCAATCGCCATATAACGCTTCTGTGCATCAATCTTAGCAAGCTTTTCTTCAAGCTCTTTGGTGTGGCGTTCTTTTGCTTCTTCGGCTTCTCTCTTCGCTTCTGCTTCCTGTTCTTCGGCTGTCTGCTTAGCTTTCAGCTGTTTACGGTAATTAGCAGCTTCGGAAGAAGTTTTATTGTAGTCGTTCTGAAGCTTTGCATTTTTGGCTCTTTCCTGTGCAAGTAATGTCTGCGCTTCTTCAAGAGTCATTTCATGCTCTTCCGGCTTGTTTTCCGGTTCCTGATTCTGCTGTACCTGTCCCTCAAGGTTTTTGTTGTCTTCCATAGTTATCATGTTCCTTTCTTTCGCGTTTAGAGTTCTCTCTCATCAGTTACATTTCGCGATTATAGACTTCTCTGTCTTCCGCGTTTGGTAAGGCACTTCTCTGTGCCATATGAAAACAGTCATGGTTTTGACCGTAATTTCTATAAATAAATAATTGAGCACCGGCAATTGATAATCTGATTTGCACTCGCTCCAAGCGAGGTATCCTTTGGGAATTGCATCCACGAATTCCCAACATGAAAAGCCTGTCCAATCAGAATGTATTTCCCATTGATTTCTCTGTGGTCTTTCCTTGTTACCTCATCCATAATAGATTCCCACCGCTTCATGGTTTTGTCGGAATTAACAGCCTCCATATATCTTGCGTGGTTAATCGCCGTATTTACTTCATTTTCAGCTATGAACCTTGCTCTATCTAGCGAATAATAGTAAGGCTCGCTCTTATGGCTTTTCGTGCTGTCTATAACATCGTAAGAAAAGCTTTTTACGTGCGTTCCCAAGTATTTGTCTACGTCCGTGTACTTTCTAAGCGTTTCTAAATAAGAATCCTCAATTTGATTACGGATTGGCTCATAATCTGTTTTGTTCGATTGAGCCATTGTAAATAGCCACGCCATAGTAGCAATGAAGTTGTTTTCTAAATCTTCTGCCATATGGATTCTTTCTGCTTTGTCCTCTTCTGGAATATTCATTTCACCGAAATACTGTTCAAATGACATACTCCGTTCATTCGTAACCAGAGCATTCAATTCATCAAAGCTAAGATTCGTGAACATCTTCATCACCGCCATTATCGGTATTCATTCCATCAAGAATCGGGGAATTTCCAGTCTGATCAGATAAGTCAGACATCGTTCTCTTCTGCTGCGTCTGTTGTTGTTGACCATCTTTCTTAATCAATGATTTCTGATATTTTTCAATCATATCTCGGCTATCGGCCCATGCCTGAGCGACATCCGGGAACAAGTCAACCTGTTCCATAGCAACACGACCATTTACGCCACAATTTATCATTGCAACCATCGAATTAACCTTTGTAGCAAGGTCATATGTCTTATTTCTGATGAATTTTGGTTTCACGTCCGAATATTCCAGTTTTAGAAGCGGACTATCATACGGCGTATCTGTAGATGCCTTGATAGCAGCTAATTCAAGCTTTACGATTTCCGCTTTTCCACGGCGTAAAATCTGTTCTTCCTTGCAAGCACTGTTTTCAGCAGCACTCCATCCTGAGGACATATTCATAGCAGAGCCGGTAGAACCACCGCCGGGGTCTGTTTGAATCGGTACATAAGCTCGCTGTAAAATCGTGTTTCTCTTGCTTACGATATTTTCCTGTACACCGGAATAATCAAACGTACTGGAAATAGCCTTCAGTAATGGCGTGCCACCGTTTCCGGTATTGTTAGCAATAATCCACTGTCCTCCAACCGGAGCTTGTGTTTTACCGTTATCATCTTTCGGCAATTCAAATCCAACGCCGAAGAATACTTCCTGTGTAGTCTGTGCTACCGCATTGGCAAAATCAGATACTTCTACGTTCAGAGCATTCATATCTGAAATCTGACGTTCAAAGCATCCTGTTCTATCGGTAGCTCGATTAAATTCCACAATCGGAATCATTTTCAGTGGATTGATTTCTCCACTGTGCTGCATGAACGACCAAGGGTTCTTAGGCTTCTCTCCATTGGTGATTTCACGCATATCTTTAATTTCGTATCTTGTGTCCGGAGTGAACACGGTATAATAAACTGTTCCGTTCTTTGTTCTGCAGAAAGTAACACCGGCAAGTTTTTCTTGCAGTGCCGAATTACGATAAATGCAGAAAGTAAATAATGGATTCAGCGTTACCAAATCAAACGGGCAAAGTCCGTCAAAGTTGCGCTTGATATCGACAAACTGATAACCAACGCCGGTAATCTCAACAAATCTTCCAAGCTCCTGATCTTTGGAGAATGCATATTCCGCATCGTTAAGCTCATTCAACATAGAAATCGAATCATCCTGGAAATCATTTTCTTTTTCAGTTGATTTCTTCAAATCCTTATTTCCACGCTGAACATATGTAATTGGCTGCCCCCATACATAGCCAAGCTTGAACTCTGTAATCTGGTTTGCCAGATTGTCAGATACTTTAATATTTACTTCCTTACGGATAATTTTCTTTCTAACAAGTGGCTGAATACCTTTTTCATATCGCATCAGAAGAACCATATCATCTACATTTTTCATGTGAATCGTCATTGCTTCTTCCAACACCTGAAAGATATTCTCGCTTGTAATCTTTGCAACATCCGTATAAATCCGGCATCTGCCAGTCAGTTCCGGATACACAAACACTTCATTGTCCTCAGACACCGAATTTCACCTACCTTTGCATAAAAAAAGAAAGAGCTTCACGTGATAGCGACACGCAAAACTCTTTATTCATGAACGAATTACAATTTCTTCGATTATAATTATATAGTATTTTTTTATGCTTTTTATGCAAGTTACTCTGAAACATACTTTTTTATTCTTCTGGACACTACAGACTGGTCAAGTCCAATTTCCATAGCAATTTGCTGTTGAGACTTTCCGTCTTTCACATATTCCAGAATCATTTTATCTTCCAAGTCCGTACAATCAGCAATCAGACGGTCAATTCCAATCGTAAGATTTTTCAACCGCTCAATATCCTCTTGCACCTTAATTTCCATTTCCCGACATTTCTGTTCCCACTCTTTCATCTGTGCTATTTCATATTCATTGCATCCGCTGACACTGAATCCCCGTGGCTCATACGGGAACTGAGGATTGGATCCGTAAACTTTCCCGGCATAGCAAGACGGACGTTTTTCTATGTAATCAGTAAGCTTCTGACGGTCCTTTTCAAGGAGGACTCCAAGCAATTTGTAATTCGCAATATCTTTTCTGGTGATTTTCATTTCTATGTATTCTCCTTAAACTGGGCTCTGGATTATTTGCGCTGTTCGAACAAATCCTGTTGTTACGAATAGTGCGAAGCTTGCTAATCCATCGGGTACATCATCATGCGGATTTTTCCCGCGTACTGAATAGCTGAGCAAGAATCCCATCATCTTTCCGTAGTCCTCTTTTGGTTTGTAATTCTCTCGGTCACGGAATAGTACGTGTTTCTTTACCCAATCTGCATTTACAATAATCTTCGTTTCCTTGTTAGATTCCGTATATTTCGTAGTAATGTTGCAATGACCGCCCTTTTGCTCAACCAGTTTGCTTACTTCCAGCGCTACACGATCACCACCATTGTTGCTTTCAAACTGGCATTGTTGCATTCCGGTATTTACAATCAAATCAGACGTTCTCTCATACTGGATTCCATAATTGGAATTATCATCGCATACACACTCGGTAAGGTAGAAATCATTTCCATACTGTAGCATACATGGTAAAAACAAAAAGTCTGTACCTTTATTTTTCGTATCGCATATGCCCCATACGGCATCCGGTTCCGTAATAGGAAGCGTGATGAATCGTCTAAGTTCTTCATCCGTATACAGAAGTCCTTCACGTTCGATAGGCTCATTCTTGTACAGGCACTTGTAGGAGATTTCATCCATTGTTCTTTCCTGATCGTGGAAGAACTCAACACTGAATCCATTGTATTTGTAATCAAAGTTTGATTTTCCTGTTACCGGATCAATGTCTGGAACAGCAATGAATTTCGCTCTATCATCTCCGTCATAAATATCTTTCAGCCGACCAATAACATCATGCACGGACCATCTGGTAGCAATATGGATCTCCTTACAGCCGTCCATTTTTCGCTGTTTAGCATCAGTACCGTAGATTCTCCATAACTTGTCCAGAATATTTTTATTCAGTGCTTCTTCGATACCACCAATCAAATCATCACAATACAGGTATCTGTTGGCACGGACCTTACCGGCATTCTTACTTCCTACAGATGTACATTGGATATTTGAGAATGGTTTGTATTTGTTGAAATTGATGGTTTCTCGCTTAGCATTGGTGCTATGAAATTTCACATCCGGAAAAATCTCTTGCCAGCAATATTCATCTGAGTTCGTTGTGATATCCATTACTCCGTCGTAGAACATTCTGGTAATATCTCCACTGTGCGAGAAAAACAAACTGAAATCGTCCGGGTGTCTTCCGATTATCCATGAACAGAAAAACTTTTCAAGAGTGGTCTTCTGCGTACCCGGTGGCATGGAAATTGAAAGAATATCCAATTTATCATCTTCCATGTCCTGTAGTGATTGAATCAACCCATGCTTATTCAATTGCTTTCTTTTTGGAGAATAAAAACGATCCTGTTCTAATCGCTTTCGCTCAAGATAGAGCAGATAGCTGTCAAATAAATGTGGCGCTTCAAATTTTAACGCCTGCCAATACAAATCCTCAAAACGTATATCTTGATTCTGTACAAGAAGTCTTTGAGCAGATAATTTCACAGCTTTTGAAAGCTTTAAACAATATTTGAGGTAATCTTGGCTGTCTTCATACATATTCAAGCATAACTGCATGATATTATCCCATGTGCTGTATTTATTTGATGGTTGCATCTTCAATGCATTGGCTATTCGCTTGTATTCCGTAAAATTCATCTGCTCACCTCCTTGCAAATCAAAAAAAGAGCCAATATCTGCGATTTCTCACAAATATCAGCTCTGGCTCTTAGGCTCTGGCACTAAATCATTCATTTTTCTTCATATTCATATTTTACATTTCCGTATTCATCCGGCATAGGGATTGTTAATGATACTATTTTCTTTCCGCATCCCGGACAATACGGTGGTGTAAATCCACTTTCGCTAAGTTTCGATCCATAATAAGGTTTGTTTGCGTTATATTCAATTTTCTTGAATACATATCCGCAATGAGCACAGATTGGTTTAAACATTACAGTGGAAGTGGAATCATCTATAGTTTCATCTACTATCATTTCGCATCTTCCCGTCCTTAATCACTGGATAATACGCTTTCTTACAGTGTTTACACCATATCGGCGTATTCTCAATATTGGAATTTTTCTCTATCCGCTGTCCAGTCTTGTGACCGGCCGGACAGTAATACCAATTTTCTTTTATCTGCTCCATTATTCTAACCACTCATTGTCCAAATAATAAAATCCATACACAATGCCTCCTGTTAGTATGATCCATGCAATCCAAAATATAACCATAGCCACTGTTGCATTGGTTTCAAACATTTTCACAATATCGTCAATCGAACTGTCCTTGTAAAAGTGTGTCTTGTTTGGAATTGTTCCATCTCTAAGGTCTGCAAAAATCGTACCCTTGTACTTTGTTTTCACTCCGTAATACACAAATCGCACTTTCACACGTTCGCCAGACTCCCAACTGTACACCTTATCTCCAGGAATTGTTTTTATGTATTTTGAAGATGGCAAATCTATCTTGTTGTAAGAAAAAGTGGATCCGCAAAATTTAATTTCTTTTGCGTGTAAAGATTCTACATTCTCTGTTTCCCATTCATAATAAACTCTAATTCTTGTATGCTCTTTACCTTTAGAATCCTTCTCAGTTATTTCTTCTTCGTGACGTTCCCGTCTTTCTTCTATCTTTTTAACAAAGATATATTCTCCACCAATTTCTGGATAAGTAACAGTATCCACGGATTCTAATTTTCCGTATACAAAAGCATTTCCAATGTTTGTATCCATTCCATAACGGAACAAATCTTCATCTTTAATTTTAACTGCTTTATTGTATTTCTCATTATCGTCCATAATACTATTAGAAATTTCTCCAGAAATCAAAAAGCCAATTAAAAGCATCACGGCAATAATAGATATACTTGCTAAGACTTCACGCTTCGTAATCTCCATTTATTTATCTCCGAATAGATTCTGTGGTGCATCTTCCGACACATCATATTCCAAATATGAATAGGACTGCTTTTCGTAGCCGGTCACATTAAGAAAAATACTTGTCGGAAACTTACGCACGTACCGATTGTACTGTTTCACCTGCTTATTGAAGTTGCTTCGATATTCAGCAATCATATTTTCTGTGATTGACAGCTCATTCATTAGCTGCTTGTAGTTTTCATTCGACTTCAACTCTGGATATGCTTCACTTACTGCCGTAATAGCTGTAGTGACATTTTCAATATCTCCAGCCTGACCTCTTCCATCAACAACAGCTTTCAATGTTTCCGCCTCATGTGAATCATACTGTTTCACGCAATCCGCAAGATTGTATACAAGGTCAACTCTTCGTTTTTCCTGCACCTTGATATCCGACTGTGCCGTCTTTACTTGCTCTTCCATTGCAATAGCCCTATTTTGTGAACTGTATACTCCAAATACACACATTAAAACTACTGCAACAACGCTACCAAATGCAATTAAGGCTACTTTCCAATTACTTTTCATCTATTTACCCCTTTGTATGACAAGTGTTTGTAATCTTTCCGTACACATCTTCATACAGCGCCTGTTTGTCCCCGTTGTATGTGTACTCTGCATAGATGCCATCACCGCTAATGTCAGTTGAAGCAAGGCACTTATAATTCTGCAATGTCTTACATGACCAAACGATAAATACATTGCTTAAATCAATCTCAACCTCCGGTTTATGCTCATGGTACCATTCAACAAGTTTCTTTTTACATACACTCTGAAAGTGATCCATTCCTGTGATAATCATGATTAAGCCTCCTCATAAATAATATCCAAACCATAAGCAACCGCAGCATCATGCTCAATCTTGCATCCTCTTGCATTCTCCCAGCCTTTACAGAAGTACGCTGCATGGCACAGAGACATATTCTCTAAGGACTTAGCAA
The sequence above is drawn from the Coprococcus comes ATCC 27758 genome and encodes:
- a CDS encoding phage minor head protein, with protein sequence MFTNLSFDELNALVTNERSMSFEQYFGEMNIPEEDKAERIHMAEDLENNFIATMAWLFTMAQSNKTDYEPIRNQIEDSYLETLRKYTDVDKYLGTHVKSFSYDVIDSTKSHKSEPYYYSLDRARFIAENEVNTAINHARYMEAVNSDKTMKRWESIMDEVTRKDHREINGKYILIGQAFHVGNSWMQFPKDTSLGASANQIINCRCSIIYL
- a CDS encoding cysteine-rich KTR domain-containing protein — translated: MEQIKENWYYCPAGHKTGQRIEKNSNIENTPIWCKHCKKAYYPVIKDGKMRNDSR
- a CDS encoding LemA family protein; the protein is MKSNWKVALIAFGSVVAVVLMCVFGVYSSQNRAIAMEEQVKTAQSDIKVQEKRRVDLVYNLADCVKQYDSHEAETLKAVVDGRGQAGDIENVTTAITAVSEAYPELKSNENYKQLMNELSITENMIAEYRSNFNKQVKQYNRYVRKFPTSIFLNVTGYEKQSYSYLEYDVSEDAPQNLFGDK
- a CDS encoding DUF6275 family protein: MIITGMDHFQSVCKKKLVEWYHEHKPEVEIDLSNVFIVWSCKTLQNYKCLASTDISGDGIYAEYTYNGDKQALYEDVYGKITNTCHTKG
- a CDS encoding phage capsid protein is translated as MAVNYAAKYSQQVDERFKLGALTSSLVNYAFEWLGVSTVKVYSMPTAAMGDYTTEGASRYGTPEELGNEVQEMTLAKDRAFTFTIDKKSEDDTMGTMEAGAALRRQIDEVVIPEIDTYRIAKLVAGADAGNIVKDTAVTKANAYEKFLAVQEILDNKKVPTGGRICICTPGYYNMLKLDEAFTKKGDMATQIAINGLVGEVDGVYFVKAPKSYFPEKVNFIITNPIVMPSPIKLAEYKIHDDAPGISGYLVEGRVRYDAFVLNKKKDAIGVCEDPAE
- a CDS encoding helix-turn-helix domain-containing protein, which encodes MKITRKDIANYKLLGVLLEKDRQKLTDYIEKRPSCYAGKVYGSNPQFPYEPRGFSVSGCNEYEIAQMKEWEQKCREMEIKVQEDIERLKNLTIGIDRLIADCTDLEDKMILEYVKDGKSQQQIAMEIGLDQSVVSRRIKKYVSE
- a CDS encoding phage portal protein; this translates as MSEDNEVFVYPELTGRCRIYTDVAKITSENIFQVLEEAMTIHMKNVDDMVLLMRYEKGIQPLVRKKIIRKEVNIKVSDNLANQITEFKLGYVWGQPITYVQRGNKDLKKSTEKENDFQDDSISMLNELNDAEYAFSKDQELGRFVEITGVGYQFVDIKRNFDGLCPFDLVTLNPLFTFCIYRNSALQEKLAGVTFCRTKNGTVYYTVFTPDTRYEIKDMREITNGEKPKNPWSFMQHSGEINPLKMIPIVEFNRATDRTGCFERQISDMNALNVEVSDFANAVAQTTQEVFFGVGFELPKDDNGKTQAPVGGQWIIANNTGNGGTPLLKAISSTFDYSGVQENIVSKRNTILQRAYVPIQTDPGGGSTGSAMNMSSGWSAAENSACKEEQILRRGKAEIVKLELAAIKASTDTPYDSPLLKLEYSDVKPKFIRNKTYDLATKVNSMVAMINCGVNGRVAMEQVDLFPDVAQAWADSRDMIEKYQKSLIKKDGQQQQTQQKRTMSDLSDQTGNSPILDGMNTDNGGDEDVHES